A portion of the Fusobacterium nucleatum genome contains these proteins:
- a CDS encoding DUF819 family protein translates to MVITNGFTYIAFLMCLAGCLLLLEKYSKWKIFNVVPALVFIYILNMFFCTMGLFDSEACSKAYSVLKNNLLYAMIFVMLLRCDFRKLAKLGGRMVAIFLACSFTLFIGFIVGYPIFKSFLGTDVWGAVAALYASWVGGSANMAAMQAALPVDAGAYSCALALDTVCYSVWIALLLLMVRYSSKWDNATKADTSKLQAVADAAAKEVEKEKKTASAADWIFLIGISLMVSAVSQMVGAHLQNAFASVGLEVFDKGTMTTVFVTILGLVCALTPLGKLPAVEELSTVYLYAVVSLLASTASVVDLLTAPMWIVYGLFILAIHVVLMFVLSKMFHWDLCMVSTASLANIGGSASAPIVASAYNPSYAGIGVLMGVLGAAVGNFFGIGIGQILKMLS, encoded by the coding sequence ATGGTTATTACTAATGGTTTTACTTATATTGCATTTTTGATGTGTCTTGCAGGTTGCTTATTATTGTTAGAAAAATATTCTAAATGGAAAATATTTAATGTAGTTCCAGCTTTAGTATTTATTTATATTTTAAATATGTTTTTTTGTACTATGGGACTTTTTGATTCTGAAGCCTGTTCAAAAGCATATAGTGTATTAAAAAATAATTTATTATATGCAATGATTTTTGTAATGCTTCTTCGTTGTGATTTTAGAAAACTTGCAAAATTAGGTGGAAGAATGGTAGCTATATTTTTAGCCTGTTCATTTACACTTTTTATAGGTTTTATTGTAGGTTATCCTATTTTTAAAAGTTTCTTAGGAACAGATGTTTGGGGTGCAGTTGCAGCACTTTATGCTTCTTGGGTAGGAGGTTCTGCAAATATGGCAGCAATGCAAGCAGCTTTACCAGTAGATGCAGGAGCATATAGCTGTGCATTGGCACTTGATACAGTTTGTTATTCTGTTTGGATAGCATTACTTCTTTTAATGGTTCGTTATTCATCAAAATGGGATAATGCAACTAAGGCAGATACTTCTAAATTACAAGCAGTCGCAGATGCAGCAGCAAAAGAAGTTGAAAAGGAAAAGAAAACTGCTAGTGCGGCAGATTGGATCTTTTTAATTGGAATTTCTTTGATGGTTTCTGCTGTATCTCAAATGGTGGGAGCACATCTTCAAAATGCTTTTGCTTCAGTTGGTTTAGAAGTCTTTGATAAAGGAACTATGACTACTGTATTTGTAACTATTCTAGGACTTGTATGTGCTTTAACACCTCTTGGAAAACTTCCAGCAGTTGAAGAACTTTCTACTGTATATTTATATGCAGTCGTATCATTACTTGCTTCTACTGCTTCTGTTGTAGATTTATTAACAGCACCTATGTGGATAGTTTATGGATTATTTATCCTAGCTATACATGTGGTACTAATGTTTGTACTTTCAAAAATGTTCCACTGGGATTTATGTATGGTTTCAACAGCATCACTTGCCAATATAGGAGGTTCTGCATCTGCACCAATAGTAGCTTCTGCTTACAATCCTTCTTATGCAGGTATTGGGGTATTGATGGGAGTTCTTGGAGCAGCAGTTGGAAACTTTTTTGGAATTGGAATAGGGCAAATATTAAAAATGTTGTCATAA
- a CDS encoding dipeptide epimerase, whose amino-acid sequence MKITEIKLGIISVPLRVPFKTALRSVNSVEDVIVEIHTDTGNVGYGEAPPTGVITGDTTGAIIGALKDHIIKTLIGRDVDDFENLMKDLNSCIVKNTSAKAATDIALWDLYGQLHKIPVYKLLGGSRNKIITDITISVNPPEEMARDAINAIKRGYDTLKVKVGIDPTLDVARLSAIREAIGKDYRIRIDANQAWTPKQAIKLLNQMQDKGLDIELVEQPVKAHDFEGLAYVTKYSNVPVLADESVFSPEDAFKILQMKAADLINIKLMKCSGIYNALKIISMAEIVGVECMIGCMLEAKVSVNAAVHLACAKQIITKIDLDGPVLCSEDPIIGGAVFNEKEITVSDDFGLGIKGINGIKYID is encoded by the coding sequence ATGAAAATTACAGAAATTAAATTAGGAATAATTTCAGTGCCATTAAGAGTACCATTTAAAACTGCACTTCGTTCAGTGAATAGTGTAGAAGATGTGATTGTTGAAATCCATACAGATACTGGAAATGTAGGATATGGAGAAGCACCACCTACTGGTGTAATAACTGGAGATACAACAGGTGCTATTATTGGAGCATTAAAAGATCATATTATTAAAACCTTAATAGGAAGAGATGTAGATGATTTTGAGAATCTTATGAAAGATTTAAATTCTTGTATAGTTAAGAATACTAGTGCAAAAGCAGCAACAGATATTGCACTTTGGGATTTATATGGACAACTTCATAAAATTCCTGTGTACAAATTATTGGGAGGAAGTCGAAATAAAATAATAACAGATATTACAATTAGTGTTAATCCTCCAGAAGAAATGGCGAGAGATGCAATTAACGCTATTAAAAGAGGTTATGACACCTTAAAAGTAAAAGTTGGAATAGATCCAACATTAGACGTGGCAAGACTTAGTGCTATCCGTGAAGCAATAGGTAAAGATTATAGAATTCGTATAGATGCAAACCAAGCTTGGACACCAAAACAAGCTATAAAACTTTTAAATCAGATGCAAGATAAAGGTTTGGATATAGAATTAGTGGAACAACCAGTAAAAGCACATGATTTTGAAGGACTTGCCTATGTAACTAAATATTCAAATGTTCCAGTACTTGCAGATGAAAGTGTATTTTCACCAGAAGATGCTTTTAAAATATTACAGATGAAAGCAGCTGATTTAATAAATATTAAACTTATGAAATGTAGTGGAATCTATAATGCACTTAAAATTATAAGTATGGCTGAAATAGTTGGTGTTGAATGCATGATAGGTTGTATGCTTGAAGCAAAAGTTAGTGTAAATGCAGCAGTGCATTTAGCTTGTGCTAAACAAATTATAACTAAAATTGATTTAGATGGACCAGTTCTTTGTTCGGAAGATCCAATTATAGGTGGGGCAGTATTCAATGAAAAAGAAATAACAGTTTCTGATGATTTTGGACTTGGAATAAAAGGAATTAATGGAATAAAATATATTGATTAA
- a CDS encoding GNAT family N-acetyltransferase has translation MNILIREATEIDYPAINKMLLKLQNYHSENVPTIYKKLDIFFTFDEYLEILKDKNIYFLLATLDNEAIGLIWLSFNEKLSKYEYLRKQIWIEGIYVKTKYRRKGIAQKLVNEAINKAKFLNAQSIELMIWDFNETSKKFFENYFKIRSLILTKEL, from the coding sequence ATGAATATTCTAATTAGAGAAGCAACTGAAATTGATTATCCTGCAATAAATAAAATGCTGCTTAAATTACAAAATTACCATTCTGAAAATGTACCAACAATATATAAAAAATTAGATATTTTTTTTACTTTTGATGAATATTTAGAAATTTTAAAAGATAAAAATATATATTTTCTTTTGGCAACCTTAGATAATGAAGCAATAGGTTTAATTTGGTTAAGCTTTAATGAAAAATTAAGTAAATATGAATATCTAAGAAAACAAATTTGGATTGAAGGAATATATGTTAAAACAAAATATAGAAGAAAAGGAATTGCACAAAAATTAGTAAATGAAGCTATTAATAAAGCTAAATTTTTAAATGCTCAAAGTATAGAATTAATGATATGGGATTTTAATGAAACTTCTAAAAAATTCTTTGAAAATTATTTTAAAATAAGATCACTTATATTAACAAAAGAGCTTTAA